Proteins co-encoded in one Populus trichocarpa isolate Nisqually-1 chromosome 10, P.trichocarpa_v4.1, whole genome shotgun sequence genomic window:
- the LOC127905840 gene encoding uncharacterized protein LOC127905840: MSSNSMPQKKGLIPKEELLRIQQQLEFMFGKLMTMIEKLETKSDKGRSKKGREARKEESVAENSTNEVEDDLNRGSGFRGHRGESIKLKILAFKGKTDPEAYLDWKKKVEMIFNIHRYSEEKKVKLVVVEFTNYVMVWWERLVVERRRNRERPGSKSVKEYQKELEVAMIRDNVNEDEEVTMSRFLNGLNRDISNVVKLQSYVELEELVHLAIKVERQLKRKGSTQPEAYSGSSSGWKLNYKREGSAPSKPLVTSKVVEPTSMKKQVSSNDKKLKGQVQPKHNRDIKCFKCQGLGHYASECANRRVMILRDDGKIVSTSEESVFDDMPSLENSSDLEYAIGYKVLVIRRNSLTLSLPYVSYDSDLNDDFKVYSDSVFADDLCITSDIVLFTIPCVTHDYILGIDVRHRSRIHLRCRFHTPVVTQFSVRISRSRVTQFSLTISG; the protein is encoded by the exons atgtcTTCTAACAGTATGCCACAGAAGAAGGGCTTAATCCCAAAAGAAGAGCTTTTGAGAATACAACAACAGTTGGAATTTATGTTTGGTAAGCTGATGACtatgattgaaaaattagagactAAGTCTGATAAGGGACGTAGTAAAAAGGGTAGAGAAGCTAGGAAGGAGGAGAGTGTTGCTGAAAACTCTACAAATGAAGTCGAGGATGATCTTAACCGTGGTAGTGGGTTCCGTGGACATAGGGGAGAGAG tattaagttaaaaatcttagCCTTTAAGGGAAAAACTGATCCGGAAGCTTACTTAGACTGGAAAAAAAAGGTGGAGATGATTTTTAACATCCATAGGTACtctgaagaaaaaaaggttaagtTAGTTGTAGTGGAGTTTACTAATTATGTCATGGTTTGGTGGGAGAGATTGGtggtagaaagaagaaggaatagagaaagaCCA GGTAGTAAGAGCGTGAAGGAGTATCAGAAAGAATTAGAGGTGGctatgattagagataatgttaatgaagatgaggaagtTACTATGTCTAGGTTTTTGAATGGCTTGAATAGAGATATAAGTAATGTTGTTAAGTTACAATCTTATGTTGAATTGGAAGAGTTAGTGCATTTGGCCATTAAGGTTGAAAGacaattgaaaaggaaaggtaGTACACAACCTGAAGCTTATTCGGGGTCTTCTTCAGGTTGGAAGTTGAATTATAAGAGAGAGGGTAGTGCGCCATCGAAGCCCTTAGTCACTTCTAAAGTCGTCGAACCTACCTCTATGAAGAAGCAGGTTTCGTCCAATGATAAAAAACTCAAGGGACAAGTCCAACCGAAGCATAATCGTGATATAAAGTGTTTCAAGTGTCAGGGATTGGGACACTATGCATCAGAGTGTGCAAATCGTCGAGTTATGATTCTAAGGGATGATGGAAAGATTGTGTCCACTAGTGAGGAATCTGTTTTTGATGACATGCCATCACTTGAGAATTCTAGTGATTTAGAGTATGCTATTGGTTATAAAGTTTTGGTGATTAGAAG GAATTCATTGACGTTGTCGCTTCCATATGTCAGCTATGACTCAGATTTGAatgatgatttcaaggtctacagtgactcagtttttgccGACGATTTATGCATTACCAGTGACATAGTGCTTTttacgattccatgcgtcacccatgactATATTTTGGGAATCGATGTGAGGCATCGGTCGAGAATTCATTTacgttgtcgattccatacgccagttgtcactcagttttcagtgaGGATTTCTAGGTCTAGAGTCacgcagttttcgctgacgatttctggttag
- the LOC18102337 gene encoding uncharacterized GPI-anchored protein At3g06035, which translates to MASSRFSLLFPFFVSFLLCIISHPVLCDDQEDGLLQSINNYRTSLNLTALTKNDNAECLAGELADQFKDQPCTYATGSNTVPGTETQFPNYPSLLAKCHLNVSNTRDGALMPACVPNLDPSLVLTNFTQTQYSGSLDDAKFTGAGIGSDGNWIVVVLTTSTPEGSFVTSKADSSDYNAANLTDKNIGLIYLLFLLTASLFLL; encoded by the exons ATGGCATCTTCAAGATTTTCTCTCCTCTTCCCATTCTTTGTTTCCTTCCTTCTTTGCATCATCTCTCACCCTGTCCTTTGTGACG ATCAGGAGGATGGCCTTCTTCAAAGCATTAACAACTATAGGACATCCTTGAATTTGACTGCCCtcacaaaaaatgataatgcaGAGTGCCTTGCTGGGGAATTAGCTGACCAGTTTAAGGATCAACCCTGTACATATGCCACGGGCTCCAACACAGTACCAGGCACTGAAACGCAGTTCCCCAATTACCCAAGCCTTCTAGCCAAATGCCATCTGAATGTATCCAACACAAGGGATGGAGCTTTGATGCCCGCTTGTGTTCCCAACCTGGATCCGAGTCTTGTGCTAACTAACTTCACGCAGACTCAATACTCGGGTAGCCTTGATGATGCTAAGTTTACGGGAGCTGGGATAGGTTCTGATGGTAACTGGATTGTTGTTGTTCTGACCACAAGCACACCTGAGGGAAGCTTTGTGACTTCTAAGGCAGACAGTTCGGATTACAATGCAGCCAATTTGACAGACAAGAATATCGGTCTAATCTACTTGCTGTTTTTGCTGACGGCTTCTCTCTTCTTGTTGTAA